Proteins encoded within one genomic window of Candidatus Methylacidiphilales bacterium:
- a CDS encoding Maf family protein, with the protein MDLVLASSSPRRQDLLEEAGIHFRVIVPDVDEWDARSHPELTPHDLVRLNARRKAEAVHQLKLHGPDSVILAADTLVVCESRILGKPADRTEAAAMLALLGSRTHEVLTGVAWLDVREKRLREHVARTRVTFRPLDETLIASYLDKVHVLDKAGAYAVQEHGFDLIERVEGSLSNVIGLPMEIVRAWHGDPRATRTV; encoded by the coding sequence ATGGACCTGGTCCTCGCCTCCTCCTCTCCCCGCCGCCAGGACCTCCTGGAGGAAGCCGGCATCCACTTCCGCGTCATCGTCCCGGATGTCGACGAGTGGGACGCCCGTTCCCACCCGGAGCTCACCCCCCACGACTTGGTCCGCCTCAACGCCCGTCGCAAGGCCGAGGCCGTCCACCAACTCAAACTCCACGGCCCCGATTCGGTCATTCTCGCCGCCGACACGCTCGTCGTTTGTGAGAGCCGCATCCTCGGCAAACCGGCCGACCGGACCGAGGCCGCCGCCATGCTCGCCCTGCTCGGGTCGCGCACCCACGAGGTCCTGACCGGCGTGGCCTGGCTGGACGTGCGGGAGAAACGACTCCGCGAGCACGTCGCCCGCACCCGCGTCACCTTCCGTCCGCTGGACGAAACCCTTATCGCGTCCTATCTGGACAAGGTCCATGTCCTCGACAAGGCCGGGGCCTATGCCGTCCAGGAACACGGCTTCGACCTCATCGAACGCGTGGAAGGTTCCCTGAGCAACGTCATCGGCCTGCCCATGGAAATCGTCCGGGCCTGGCATGGTGATCCACGGGCCACCCGGACTGTATGA